The genomic interval TTAGATTCATGAAAAAAATTATTTATTTCTTTATTTTGTTGATTAACAATTTCTTCTATTTTATCTTTCAATAATCTAAACTCATCTTTATTATCTTTATCAGGATGAACCGGTCCTGAAATAATTAAGGGAGTCCGAGCTTCATCTATTAATACAGAATCGATTTCATCTATTATAGCGTAATTTAACTCTCTTTGAACCAGTTCATCTTTAGAACTTGCCATATTGTCACGTAAATAATCAAAACCAAATTCATTATTGGTTCCGTAAGTTATATCTGCTTGATAAGCTTTTTTACGAAAATATATATTAGAAGATAAGTAATAATCAATACAATCTACTTTTAATCCATGAAATTCCATTAATGGGGCCATCCAACCAGTATCTCTTTTAGACAAATAATTATTTACCGTAACAATATGGACTCCTCTTCCAGAAAGAGCATTCAAATAAGCGGATAAAGTTGCAACGAAAGTTTTTCCTTCTCCTGTTGCCATTTCAGCTATCTTACCTTGATGAAGAACTACTCCACCCATTAATTGAACGTCATAATGGACCATATCCCAAATAATGGATTTTCCATAAGCATCCCATTGATTTTTCCAAATTGCCATATTCTTATGCAAGAAAACATAAGGTTTTTCTTTTGAAATTTCTTCATCAAAAAATGTAGATTTTACTATAAGTTCTTTTTTTTCTTTAAAACGTTTAGCAGTTTCCTTAATAACTGCAAAAGATTTCGATAAAATATTTGTTAATATTTTTTGTTCTTCTTGATAACATTCTTCTCGTATTTTTTCTATAGTCAAATACTTTTCTTCTAAAGAGTTGAGAGTACAAGATTTGTTTTGTATTTCTTTTAGAATAGATTTTTCTTCTTCATGAAATTTTTTTGTAGACGTTTTTATGAGTATTTTAAATTCTTGAGTTTTTTTTCTTAATTCATCATCAGATAATAACGATATTTTTTTCTCTTCTTCTTTAATATGAATTAAAATTTTTCTGACCTCTTGAAGGTCTTTTTCATTCTTATTCCCTAAAAACGTTCTTAAAAGATTTCTAAAAAAATTCATTAGAATAAATGTAAAACTTTATTATTAAAAAACATATTCTTTAAAAATGTAAATTAAAGTTCATATTCATCTCTATTCCAATAAAAATCTTCATCATCACGTGGATAATCTGCCCATATATCTTCTATTGATTCAAAAACTTCTCCTTCTCCGTTTTCTAATTGTTGGAGGTTTTCCACTACTTCTAATGGTGCCCCAGTACGAATAGCAAAATCAATTAATTCCTCTTTTGTTGCAGGCCAAGGGGCATCTTCTAAATGAGAAGCTAATTCTAAAGTCCAATACATATATTTGATGTTGATTGTTCTACTGACTGAATTCAATTTGAAAAAATGAACTTATTATAGAATTACAAGATAAAATTAGTGAATTTAAATTACAAATAATTTGATATTAATTATTTATTATTATCTAATCTAATCTATTTCAGAAATATGAGAAAATTACCTAGAATTGTGTTTATAGGAGGAACTCAGTTTTCTCTTTTTTCTTTAAAAGAATTATTCATTAATAAGTATAACATAGTAGGAATAATTACAAATCCTGATAATCTTATTTACAGAAGAAATGCATCACGTACTATTATAATGAATCCTATAAAAAAATACGCATTAGAAAATCATATTCCTCTTTTACAACCAAAAAATTTACTAGATTCTTCTTTTTTTAAAAATTTAAAAATTTGGAACGCAGACATACAAATTGTTGTTTCTTTTAGAATTTTACCTAAAAAAGTATGGGGATCTCCTAAAATGGGGACTTTTAATTTACACGCATCTCTTCTACCACAATATAGAGGATTTTCTCCTATCAATTGGACAATTATAAATGGAGAAAAAAAAACTGGATTAACCACTTTTTTTATTTCTAATAAAATAGATTCTGGAAATATTCTTTTGCAAAAAGAAGTTAAAATAGGAGAAGAAGAAACAGCTGGAGAACTGGAGAATAGATTGAAAAAAATGAGCGGATCAATAATATTAGAAACATTAGAGGGAATTTTGGAAAAAAAAATAATACCTCTTCCCCAAGAGGATAGGAGTTCTTCCCCATTAAAAAATGCTCCAAAAATATCTACTCAAAGTTGTAGAATTCATTGGAATGAAAATTCCATAGAAACTATTTATAATAAAATTAGAGGTCTTAGTCCTGTTCCAACTGCATGGACTATATTATTTCTCAATAAAAAAAGATTTTTTAGATTCAAAATTTTTGTTGTTAAAAAAATACGAAAAAAACATTTTTTTCCAATTGGACTAGTAATTATTTCATTGTACAAAATGAAAATTTCAGTCAAAGAAGGATTCATATCTGTTATTGAATGTCAAATGGAAGGTAAGAAAAAAATGAATATAAAAAATCTAATTAACGGAATAAAAATAAGAAAAAATATTTTTGTTCAATAAGAATTTTTTCTACACATGTAGAAAGTGTTTTTTTTTCTTTCAAAGAAAAGAAATAAATCTTGATAAAATCTTTTTTATCTAATAGATATAATTATATCTTTGCTAAGATAAGACACTTGTATTCTAATAATAGTCTTGATTGATAGAATGATACTAGATACTAAATAATAATGAAACGAAAAAAAAACTAAAAAAATAATAAATAATAATGAATAAAACAGAATTGGTTAATTCAATAGCCGAAAAAACTGGGATCACAAAAATAAAAGCCAAAAATGTGACAGATGCATTTATTGATACAGTCATAGATTCTCTAAAAAAAGGAGATAAAGTTACATTAGTAGGATTTGGAACCTTTTCTGTTGTAGAGAGAAATCCAAGAAATGGAATTAATCCAAGAACTGGAAAAAAAATTCACATTCCAGGAAAAAAAGTGGCTAAATTTAAAATAGGAGCAGAACTAACAAAATTGTAATAAAATTTTTTATTTTCTTCTTTTTTTTTTCAAAAAAAAGTAAGTAAAAAGAAAATAAAATAAAAATAGAAGAAGAAAAGAGATTCAAACAAATAGAATAAGTATTCTCACTCAATTCATATCATAATAAATAAGAAAAGAAAGAAAACTTATTTACCTAATAAGAACTTTTTGTATTTGTTTGTTTTTTTTTGTGAGTTAGGGCGATAATCTACATAATTTCCAATCTTTTTCTTCTTTAAAATAGTTGTAAATTAATCTGTCATGAAGTCTATTGGGTTGTCCTTTCCAAAATTCCATTTTATATGGTTTTACAATATATCCCCCCCAATAAAAAGGTCTTTTAATTCTATTTTTTTGAAAAAAATTGTTCCATTTTTGATATTCATTAAATAAATATTTTTTGGATGGAATTATAGTACTTTGTCTTGAGGCCCAACATCCTATTTGATTTTCTTTAGGTCTTTTATAAAAATATTCATCTGATTTTTTTATTGATAGTTTTAAAACATTTCCTTTAATAAGGACTTGTCTTTCTGTATTGGGCCAATAAAAAGAAAGACAAGCTTTTGGATTATTTTTAATAGATCTTCCTTTTAAGCTAAGATAATTAGTATAAAAAACAAAACCTTTTTCAGAATACATTTTCAATAGAACAATTCTTGTTTCTGGAACTCCATCTTCTCCTATAGTGGAAATAGACATTGCATTTGGTTCTTCATCAATTTTATGAAAATTCTTTTCTTCTTGAAACCAAAAATGAAATAATTTTAAAGGCTCCAAAGGAACATCAGATTCTAACAAAGAACCTTTTTTATAATTTTTTCTATAATGACTTAAATCAAAAATCATAATATTTCTTTTTTTAATATAAAAATATACTACCTTTATTTACTTATATATAACTTTTAAGGCGTGATAGCTCAGTTGGTTAGAGCGTTGGATTCATAACCCAGAGGTCGGGGGTTCAATTCCCCCTCACGCTATTTTTATCTTCAGATAAAAATAAAACATGCATTTTTCTATTTCTAGATTTTCTCTTTTGCAAGAGTTACAGGATTTACAGAAAATAACAATCATTTACCAAAATGAAAAAAATTATGAATATTTTTTTCTTAATATTTTAGAAAAAAAATTAATTATCACATTCTCAACGGATGAGGTTATAATTACTACAGAAATACAAGTAGTATTTTCGAAAAAGTATTCAAAAGAACAAGTAATTGTTAGTTCTAAATTGATAATAGATCTTTTGACTACATTTTTAGATGAAATTCTTTTTATAAAGTTAAAAAAAGAAAAAAAAATACTAAGGATTTACTCGGAACAAGGAGATTACGATCTTCCTATTTTTTTTAAAAAAAAAAATTTTACTCATTTTTACAAAAAAATATTATATAGTAAAAAAATTACTGTATTTTCAAACATACTTTTGAATAGCATAGAGAATACTTTGTATGTAATTGAAAATACAGAAGAATTAAGACCTATTCTGAATGGAGTTTTTTTTGAATTTTCTTCAATTGGATTTACTTTCGTATCTACGAATACTTATTATTTAGTAAAATACTCTATAAAATTAGATTTAGATCAGTTTTTTGACTTTACTATTTCAAAAATAGATCTAAAAACTTTGAAAAAAATTTTAACCAATGAAAAAAATAGAGTTACTACTATTGAGTATAAAAAATCTAACAATAAAATTAACATAAAATTTTCTTTTAAAAAGAAAACTTTTTCATGTTCGTTCATAAACGAAAAATATCCAGATTATAATTCTGTTTTTCCTAAAAAAAAATATGATATTTCATTTATTATAAATCGTATTTTGTTTCTTAATTCCATTAAAAGAATATCTATTTTAGATGATAAAAACAAAACAAGTATCATTCGTTTTTATTTTAATGATAATAACAAAATAAAAATTTATGGAAAAAATTCTTCGAGTACTTTAAAAATTCAATACGAATTCATTCATAATGATTTCAAAAAAAAAGAAATAAATATGGGCTTTAATTCTCAATTTTTAATTGAAATATTATCCTTTTTAAAAGAAGATTTTGTTAGATTTGAATTGTATACTTTGAGTAAAGTTGGTATTTTGAAGCCAATTCAAAAAAATAATAAGAAAAAAAAAGAATCCATTTTGATATTAATTATGTCAGTTATAATATGATAATAATATGAAAATCTCATATAATTGGATAAAAAAATATCTCTCTATCAATAATCTTATTAGCATAGAAAAAATTTCTAATTTTCTTACTGATATTGGATTACCAGTAAGAAGTATAAAAAAAACATTGATAGAAAATCATGTAGAAGATTATATACTAGACATAGAAATCACACCTAATCGTTCTGATGCTATGAGTCATTATGGAATAGCTAGAGATTTATACGCAGTTTTAACATTTCGAGGGTATAAAAAAGTACATTTATCAAAACCAATAATACATTATAAAAAAGATATTCTTTTTGATAAAGAGAAACATTGTTTTCAAATTTTTATTGAAGAAAAGAAAAAATGTATCAGATATTCTGGGTTAGTTATTTCTAAAATAAAAATAGATATCTCTCCAAGATGGTTAAATTTTAGATTAAAATCAGTTGGAATTAAACCTATCAATAATATAATAGATGTCACAAACTTCGTAATGCATGAATTAGGACAACCTATACATGTTTTCGATCTGGATCAAATAGAGGGAAATAAAATTATAATAAAAAATGCAAAAAATCATACAATTTTCGAATCTATTGATAATGTAACAAGAAAATTAAATAAAAAAGATTTAATGATTTATGATACTATAAAACCTTTATCAATAGCCGGAATGATAAATAGTAAAAACTCAAATATTAATATAAAAACTAAAAATATTTTCCTAGGAAGCGCTTATTTTGATCCAATAATTATTCGTTCTATTGGAAGAAGACATTTGATTAAAACAGATGCAAAATTTAGATTTGAAAGAGGAGTAGATCCTGATCAGACGGTATATGCATTACAAAGAACTGCGGTACTCATAAAAAAAATTACAAATTGTAAAATTTGTTCCGATATAATAGATATTTATTCTCACCCAATATTTCCTTTCAAAATAAAACTTCGTTATAAAAAAATTAAAGAAATTCTAGGACAATCCATTTCAAACAAAAAAATTAAAAAAATTTTATTTTTACTTGAAATAGTTGTTATTTTCGAGTGTGATAAATATTTATTAGTTCTTGTACCTAATTATAGAATTGATGTTCAAAGAGAAATAGATTTAATAGAAGAAATATTACGTATTTATGGTGTAAATAAAATAAAAATTTCTGATAATAATATAAGAATATCTCCCTTGCCTAATTTTTTTCACAAAACAAAAGAAAAAATACAAAAAGTTATTTCAAAAAAATTGGTTTATTATGGATTTCAAGAGATTATAAATCATTCTATGAATAATAAAAGTAAATTCTCTTGTTTATTCAATTCTTTTCTGAACAGAAAAGAAATTGATATCATGAATCCTATAAACAAATTCTATAATTCAATGCGTACTAATCTTCTATTTGGAATGATAGATTGTATAAAATATAATCAAAACAGGAGAAATGTAGATACAAAATTTTTTGAGATTGGAAAAATTTATTTTCAAAAAAATAAAAAATTTTTAGAAAAAACTTTTTTAAGTATTTCTGTTTCTGAAAATGAAAAAGAAAAAAGTTTCATAACAGATGTAAAAAATTCCTCTTTTTTTTATTTGAAAGGAATTATAGAACAAATTTTTCAATTAAGTGGAATTTCTAATTACTCCCAAATATTATCTACACATCCTTTTTTAGAAAATAGTATATCAATTCAATACAAAGAAAAAAATATTGTTATTTTAGGAAAAATAAAAAAAGAATATTTTTCTATTTCTAAAAAAATAGAAATATTTTATGCAGAAATTGATTGGGAATATTTCATTTCTATTATTCAAAAAAAAAAAGTTATTTATGTACCATGTTCAAAATATCCTACTTCAAAACGAGATTTATCAGTATTAATAGACAAAACTATTTCTTTTGAAAAGGTTTATCGAATAATTAAAGAAAAAGAAAAAGGAATAATTAAAAAAATTAAAATATATGATTTATATGAAGGAATCAATTTTCCAAAATCAAAAAAATCCTATACATTCAGTTTTTTTTTCGAAAGTAATAAAAAAACATTAACCGATGTTTTCATTCATGAAGTCATGAAAGAAATAGAAATATTTCTAAAAAATAAACTAGGAGCAACAATTAGAGAAGAGAATAAATTAATATAATTTTTTTAAAATTTTTCTAAGTCCAGTTTCCTGTTCTATTATTTTTGATATTTTCTTAATATGAACTCTTTTTTGTATCATAGTATCTCTATATCTCATGGTTACTGTATTTGTTCTTAACGTATCATAATCTACAGTAAAGCAAAGAGGAGTTCCAATAGCATCTTGTCTACGATAAAGTTTTCCAATAGATTTTTTTTGATCATAAATTAATTTATGATCAATTTTTATTTCATGAAATATTTTTTCTGCAATTTCTGGTAACCCATCTTTTTGAACCAATGGAAATATAGCCGCTTTTACAGGAGATAAATAAGGAGGTATTTTTAAAACAAGACGGTGATCCTCAGTTTTTTTTAATTTTTCCTTTTTAAGAGAAGAAGAAAATATAGCTAAAAAAAGACGATCTACCCCTAAAGATGTTTCTATTACATAAGGAATGTAGTTTTCCGATTGATTCTTTCCAAAAAAAATTCTTAGTTTTTTATTGGAAAGCATCTCATGATTTCTTAAATCAAAATCTCTTCTGGAATGAATGCCTTCTATTTCTCTAAAACCAAAAGGAAAATTAAATTCTATATCAGAACCAATACTAGCATAATGAGCTAATTGATCTTTATCTTGATCACGTAATTTATATTTTTCATTTCCTAAATTTAACTCTAAATGCCATTTCAAACGAACTTCTTTCCAATACTCATACCATTTTATTTCTTCTTCAGGAAGAACAAAAAATTGCATTTCCATTTGTTCAAATTCACGCATACGAAAAAGAAACTGTCTTGCAATCATTTCGTTCCGAAATGATTTTCCGATTTGAGCAATTCCAAATGGAATTTTCATTCTATTAGATTTTTTTACATTCAAAAAATTAGAAAATATTCCTTGAGCAGTTTCCGGACGAAGAAATAAATCACCTTTTTCTTGTTTAACTTTAAACATCATATTAAAAGGACGAATATTCGTCCAATTTTTAGAACCACATACAGGATCAGAAATGTTTAATTCATCAATTAAAACACGAATATCTAAAAAATCATTCTTTTTTAAAGATTGATCCAAACGAGATAATATTTCTTTTCTTTTATTAGAATCCATTTCTCTTTCTCTATTCACATATTCTCTAATTAATGATTCAGGATTGTATTTTTTTTTAGAATCCTTGTTGTCAATCAAAAATTCATTAAATTTATCAACATGTCCAGAAGATTTCCAAACATTAGAATGCATAAGAATAGAGGTCTCCAGTCCTATTATATTTTCATGTATTTGAGTCATAGATTTCCACCAATATTCTTTAATATTATTTTTTAATTCTACTCCATATTGCCCATAATCATAAACGGCATTCAATCCTCCATAAATTTCACTAGATGGAAAAACAAATCCATAAGTTTTTGCATGAGAAATCAAAAAATGAAAAAAATGCTCGTTTTCTTTCATGAAATAAATATTTTATTAATTGATTAAAAATTAATATTTATTAAATATCAGATAGATACCTTTCTAAATCTAAAGCGGCCATACATCCACTACCAGCAGAAGTAATAGCTTGACGATAAATAGGATCTTGTACATCTCCTGATGCAAATACTCCTGGTATATTAGTATGAGTACTCCCCCTTTTTACAAGAATATATCCTCTTTCATCTAAAGAAAGTTTTTTTTGAAAAATCTCCGTATTAGGACAATTCCCTATGGCTATAAATAATCCACTAATCAAAAGTTTCTGAATAGTTTTATTAGTATTATGAATTATTTTTATTCCTTCTAAAAAATTATCTCCAATAATTTCTAAAATTTTAGTACTAAACAATATAGTTATATTTTTTTTTTTTAAAACTCTGTTTTGTAAAAGTTTAGAAGCTTTAAATGAATTTTTTCTTACTAATAAATATACATTTTTACAAATTTTTGATAAATAACTAGCTTCTTCCAAAGCAGTATCCCCTCCACCTACCACCGCGACATCTTTTCCTTTATGAAAAAAACCATCACAAGTGGCACAAAAAGAAACTCCTAAACCCATAAATTTTTTTTCTTTTTCAATCCCCAAAAATTTAGGACGAGAACCTGTAGCTATGATAATCCCTTTACTTTCTAGACTACTACTATTTTCTATATTAATACGATGCGTGCCTCCTTTTTTACTTGAAAAATGAACTTCACTAACATTCTTATATAAAATTACAGTATTAAATCGTTTTGCTTGTTTTTTACAGTTTTCCATGAAATTCTTTCCACTAATTCCTATAGGAAATCCAAGATAATTATCTACATTTGTAGTGAACATTAATTGACCTCCGGGTTGCGATCCTGCAAAAAGAATAGGATTTAAATCTGCACGAGCAGCATATATAGCAGCAGAATATCCGGAAGGTCCAGATCCTATAATTACGCAATTAACTATTTTTTCTTTTGACATAATAAAACAACTCTTTTCTTATATATAAAAAAAAACAAAATTTCAGCATCAAAAATTTAAATATATTTTATATATCTTATGTCATTTTTCTATTTTTTTCTTAATTATTTACATTTAAAAAAAGTAAAAAATAAAACTTATATTTATTGCGTAATTAGAAAAAAATTTTATACCTTAACTCAAGAAGAAGTCATCCGACAATATATAATTTTTCTATTGAAAAAAGTGAAAAATTACAAAAATTCAAATTTAAAAGTAGAAATTCCTTTTCAAATAAACAAATTAAATAAACGATTAGATCTTTTAGTGCACTTAAAAGAAAGACCATACATATTAATTGAATGTAAAGCACCAAATATTTCTATAACACAAAAAACTTTCAATCAAATTTCTTATTATAATAAAAAAATAAAAGCTCCCTATTTAATGGTAAGTAATGGAATTAAAAGCTTTATTTTTCAAGTAGATAAATACACTAAAAAATTTTTATTTTTAAATCATATTCCATAAAAAAAATAAATAAATGACGAAATGAATTTAATTCATATGATTATCCATCATATATTCATAAATGAATGATGCATGTAATCAATGAGATCTATCAACTTAGTTGAATAAGCAACTTCATTATCATACCATGAAACTATTTTTATAAAAGTAGGACTTAACATAATGCTAGAATTTGCATCAAAAATAGAGATTCTTTGATCTCCTATAAAGTCAGTAGATACTACTTCATCTTCCGTATATCCTAAAATACCTTTTAATGTAGTTTCAGATGATTTCTTCATATAGAATTTAACCTGATTATAATTGGTACTATTTTTTAAACAAACAGTTAAATCTAATACAGAAACATCAGAAATCGGGACTCTAAAAGCCATACCAGTCAACTTACCATTTAAACTTGGAATAATTTTTCCAACTGCTTTCGCAGCACCTGTAGATGAAGGAATAATATTATTTAATGAAGATCTTCCAGATTTCCAATCTCTTATAGAAACAGAATCTACTACTTTTTGAGTAGCAGTAGAAGCATGTATAGTAGTCATCAATCCTTCTAATACTCCAAAATTATCATTCAATACTTTAATTATCGGAGCTAAACAATTCGTTGTACAAGAAGCATTAGATACAATCATTTGATGAGATTTCATAGTGTTATGATTAACCCCCATAACATACATTGGAATATCCTCTTCATCTTTTGGAGGAGAAGATAATATAACCTTTTTTGCTCCTGACTGTAAATGCCCCCCAGCTAAATTTTTTGTTAAAAAAATTCCAGTTGACTCTACAACATAATTGACATCTAAATCACCCCATTTTAAATTTTTTGGATCTTTTTCGTTACTAACTTTGATACGGTTTCCATTTAAAATTAAATAATTTTCTTCTATATGAAGATCTCCTTTGAATCCCCCATGTACAGAATCATATTTTAATATATATGCTAAATAGTCTGAATTGACTAAATCATTTATACATACAACTTCCATATTATTTCTCTTTAAAGCAGACATTAAAACTAATTTCCCTATTCTTCCAAGACCATTGATTCCTATTTTAATTTTTGACATAATTAATAATTTATGTTTTATTATAAAATTAATTTTTAACTTTTAAAAAAGTCATAAAAGCAGATGAAGGAATTTCAACTTTTCCTATTTGACGCATTTTTTTCTTTCCTTTTTTTTGTTTTTTCAAAAGTTTTCGTTTTCTAGAAATATCTCCTCCATAACATTTTTCGGTTACATTTTTTCTTAAGGCTTGAATTGTTTCTCTTGCAACAATTTTTCCAGAAATAGAAACCTGAATTGGGATACAAAATTGATGTTTTGGAATTAAAAGAGATAATTTTTTACATATTTTTTTTGCCATAAAAAAAGCATTGTTTTTATGAACTAAAAGAGATAAAGGTTCTATATTTTTATGGTTAATTAATACATTTATTTTTTTTAAGTTTGAATTTCTATAACCTAAAAAATTATAATCAAAAGATGCATATCCACTAGATATGGTTTTTAATTTATTATAAAAATCAAATATTATTTCAGATAAAGGCATTTCAAATGTAATCTTAACTCTTTCTGAAGTTAAGTAGTGTTGATCTCCAACCATTTTACCACGTTTTCCAATACACAGATTGATAACTTTTCCTAAAAATTCTTTTTTCG from Blattabacterium cuenoti carries:
- a CDS encoding DNA polymerase III subunit beta; translated protein: MHFSISRFSLLQELQDLQKITIIYQNEKNYEYFFLNILEKKLIITFSTDEVIITTEIQVVFSKKYSKEQVIVSSKLIIDLLTTFLDEILFIKLKKEKKILRIYSEQGDYDLPIFFKKKNFTHFYKKILYSKKITVFSNILLNSIENTLYVIENTEELRPILNGVFFEFSSIGFTFVSTNTYYLVKYSIKLDLDQFFDFTISKIDLKTLKKILTNEKNRVTTIEYKKSNNKINIKFSFKKKTFSCSFINEKYPDYNSVFPKKKYDISFIINRILFLNSIKRISILDDKNKTSIIRFYFNDNNKIKIYGKNSSSTLKIQYEFIHNDFKKKEINMGFNSQFLIEILSFLKEDFVRFELYTLSKVGILKPIQKNNKKKKESILILIMSVII
- a CDS encoding HU family DNA-binding protein; the protein is MNKTELVNSIAEKTGITKIKAKNVTDAFIDTVIDSLKKGDKVTLVGFGTFSVVERNPRNGINPRTGKKIHIPGKKVAKFKIGAELTKL
- a CDS encoding glycine--tRNA ligase, with the translated sequence MKENEHFFHFLISHAKTYGFVFPSSEIYGGLNAVYDYGQYGVELKNNIKEYWWKSMTQIHENIIGLETSILMHSNVWKSSGHVDKFNEFLIDNKDSKKKYNPESLIREYVNREREMDSNKRKEILSRLDQSLKKNDFLDIRVLIDELNISDPVCGSKNWTNIRPFNMMFKVKQEKGDLFLRPETAQGIFSNFLNVKKSNRMKIPFGIAQIGKSFRNEMIARQFLFRMREFEQMEMQFFVLPEEEIKWYEYWKEVRLKWHLELNLGNEKYKLRDQDKDQLAHYASIGSDIEFNFPFGFREIEGIHSRRDFDLRNHEMLSNKKLRIFFGKNQSENYIPYVIETSLGVDRLFLAIFSSSLKKEKLKKTEDHRLVLKIPPYLSPVKAAIFPLVQKDGLPEIAEKIFHEIKIDHKLIYDQKKSIGKLYRRQDAIGTPLCFTVDYDTLRTNTVTMRYRDTMIQKRVHIKKISKIIEQETGLRKILKKLY
- the pheT gene encoding phenylalanine--tRNA ligase subunit beta, with translation MKISYNWIKKYLSINNLISIEKISNFLTDIGLPVRSIKKTLIENHVEDYILDIEITPNRSDAMSHYGIARDLYAVLTFRGYKKVHLSKPIIHYKKDILFDKEKHCFQIFIEEKKKCIRYSGLVISKIKIDISPRWLNFRLKSVGIKPINNIIDVTNFVMHELGQPIHVFDLDQIEGNKIIIKNAKNHTIFESIDNVTRKLNKKDLMIYDTIKPLSIAGMINSKNSNINIKTKNIFLGSAYFDPIIIRSIGRRHLIKTDAKFRFERGVDPDQTVYALQRTAVLIKKITNCKICSDIIDIYSHPIFPFKIKLRYKKIKEILGQSISNKKIKKILFLLEIVVIFECDKYLLVLVPNYRIDVQREIDLIEEILRIYGVNKIKISDNNIRISPLPNFFHKTKEKIQKVISKKLVYYGFQEIINHSMNNKSKFSCLFNSFLNRKEIDIMNPINKFYNSMRTNLLFGMIDCIKYNQNRRNVDTKFFEIGKIYFQKNKKFLEKTFLSISVSENEKEKSFITDVKNSSFFYLKGIIEQIFQLSGISNYSQILSTHPFLENSISIQYKEKNIVILGKIKKEYFSISKKIEIFYAEIDWEYFISIIQKKKVIYVPCSKYPTSKRDLSVLIDKTISFEKVYRIIKEKEKGIIKKIKIYDLYEGINFPKSKKSYTFSFFFESNKKTLTDVFIHEVMKEIEIFLKNKLGATIREENKLI
- a CDS encoding DUF2795 domain-containing protein — protein: MYWTLELASHLEDAPWPATKEELIDFAIRTGAPLEVVENLQQLENGEGEVFESIEDIWADYPRDDEDFYWNRDEYEL
- the trxB gene encoding thioredoxin-disulfide reductase, whose amino-acid sequence is MSKEKIVNCVIIGSGPSGYSAAIYAARADLNPILFAGSQPGGQLMFTTNVDNYLGFPIGISGKNFMENCKKQAKRFNTVILYKNVSEVHFSSKKGGTHRINIENSSSLESKGIIIATGSRPKFLGIEKEKKFMGLGVSFCATCDGFFHKGKDVAVVGGGDTALEEASYLSKICKNVYLLVRKNSFKASKLLQNRVLKKKNITILFSTKILEIIGDNFLEGIKIIHNTNKTIQKLLISGLFIAIGNCPNTEIFQKKLSLDERGYILVKRGSTHTNIPGVFASGDVQDPIYRQAITSAGSGCMAALDLERYLSDI
- a CDS encoding type I restriction enzyme HsdR N-terminal domain-containing protein; amino-acid sequence: MSFFYFFLNYLHLKKVKNKTYIYCVIRKKFYTLTQEEVIRQYIIFLLKKVKNYKNSNLKVEIPFQINKLNKRLDLLVHLKERPYILIECKAPNISITQKTFNQISYYNKKIKAPYLMVSNGIKSFIFQVDKYTKKFLFLNHIP
- the gap gene encoding type I glyceraldehyde-3-phosphate dehydrogenase — encoded protein: MSKIKIGINGLGRIGKLVLMSALKRNNMEVVCINDLVNSDYLAYILKYDSVHGGFKGDLHIEENYLILNGNRIKVSNEKDPKNLKWGDLDVNYVVESTGIFLTKNLAGGHLQSGAKKVILSSPPKDEEDIPMYVMGVNHNTMKSHQMIVSNASCTTNCLAPIIKVLNDNFGVLEGLMTTIHASTATQKVVDSVSIRDWKSGRSSLNNIIPSSTGAAKAVGKIIPSLNGKLTGMAFRVPISDVSVLDLTVCLKNSTNYNQVKFYMKKSSETTLKGILGYTEDEVVSTDFIGDQRISIFDANSSIMLSPTFIKIVSWYDNEVAYSTKLIDLIDYMHHSFMNI
- the pdxH gene encoding pyridoxamine 5'-phosphate oxidase, with the translated sequence MIFDLSHYRKNYKKGSLLESDVPLEPLKLFHFWFQEEKNFHKIDEEPNAMSISTIGEDGVPETRIVLLKMYSEKGFVFYTNYLSLKGRSIKNNPKACLSFYWPNTERQVLIKGNVLKLSIKKSDEYFYKRPKENQIGCWASRQSTIIPSKKYLFNEYQKWNNFFQKNRIKRPFYWGGYIVKPYKMEFWKGQPNRLHDRLIYNYFKEEKDWKLCRLSP
- the fmt gene encoding methionyl-tRNA formyltransferase, translated to MRKLPRIVFIGGTQFSLFSLKELFINKYNIVGIITNPDNLIYRRNASRTIIMNPIKKYALENHIPLLQPKNLLDSSFFKNLKIWNADIQIVVSFRILPKKVWGSPKMGTFNLHASLLPQYRGFSPINWTIINGEKKTGLTTFFISNKIDSGNILLQKEVKIGEEETAGELENRLKKMSGSIILETLEGILEKKIIPLPQEDRSSSPLKNAPKISTQSCRIHWNENSIETIYNKIRGLSPVPTAWTILFLNKKRFFRFKIFVVKKIRKKHFFPIGLVIISLYKMKISVKEGFISVIECQMEGKKKMNIKNLINGIKIRKNIFVQ